Genomic window (Helianthus annuus cultivar XRQ/B chromosome 3, HanXRQr2.0-SUNRISE, whole genome shotgun sequence):
TAGGTTTAAGGGAGGGATTGTTGATTGGTTTCGTTGGTGTTCATTTGATGTAACGTAACGTTGTTGTATTGTTGGTTTTCCTTGGTTGTTCCGGCTTCTTTCTCTGTCTTGGAGATAGTTGCCGGATTTGGTGTTTTTTAATGAAGtgcatttttcaaaaaaaaaaccaataaCATTCATGTTTACCATAAAAAAATACCGATATAATATAACCATTCATCCAATCAGCTGAATTTACCCCTACATAGTGGCTAGCTACACATCTTTATTTAAACCGATATATAGTAATTTAAAAAGGAAATATAAAAAGGGacatgaaaaaggaatatgaaaAAGGAAAGAAGGAGGTCGGTTCCTTGAGCCGGACGGTCTCTTAGGTTCGGTTTCGAGCACAGGTTCGGTTCTAGGTTCGGGATTTGTCCACTTCATTATACATTTCAAACTCACTTTGTGATAAGAACAACCCACTCACTCCATTCTCTCATTTCAACTCCTTTGCTCCTACCATCAGTCTCCCCCGTCGTGAAACTGGCAATCGACAACCAAAAAACCATCGTCGTCCGTGAATTCAAGCCTATAAACCGCAGTGTCATGGTTCGTATTTACCTTACTTTCGCTACAACTTTTCTTTTTAACGACACTTTTATTAAAAGGAACCGGTTTACAAGAAGCTAGACAGGACGAGACAACATTACAAACCAACCAAGAGTTTATAACTTTATATTCGCTTGTTGATTTCATCATCTTATTTATTTATGTATCCATGTAAACTTCGTTGTATAATGTAATGCAGGGTGCCGAAGGACCTAACGAAGACGATAAGAAATGGCCGCCGTGGTTGAAACCGATGCTTCGTGAAAGTTTTTTCGTTCAATGCAAACTACACGCGGATTCGCACAAGTCAGAATGTAACATGTACTGTTTGGATTGTATGAACGGCCCTCTATGTTCTCTCTGTCTCAATCACCATAAGGACCACCGTAGCATTCAGGTTCATATTCATCTTTTCGCCATTGATTCTTCTTATTCGTTATGTCAATCTCTCTTTTCACAATTACCTATTTGATCATTAGTACTTATGAATTAATTTAATCGAATTTACAGATTCGTAGATCATCATATCACGATGTAATTAGGGTTTCTGAGATTCAGAAACACCTAGACATCACTTCAGTACAGACGTACGTCATCAACAGTGCGAAAGTCGTTTTTCTTAACGAACGGCCACAACCGAGGCCAGGAAAAGGTGTAACGAACACCTGCGAAGTATGCGAACGGAGTCTTCTAGACTCGTTCCGCTTCTGCTCGCTCGGATGCAAGGTAAATGAAATCATGATCAGTAATACAATAATCAATATATACATTCTATTTCCGTTACTATATTACCGGAAATCAGTAACTAATATTAATATTCCGATCGATGCAGATCGTCGGAACATCGAAGAATTACGAACGGAAGAGTAATCAATTGATGGTGCCGGTATCGGATTCAGAGGAGTCGTATAGTAGTAACAGGCATGGACGGCGGATGAGTATCTGTAACGGAAGAGTTCACAGCTTTACGCCGTCGACGCCGCCGCCGATGGCCGGCGGTTTCAGGGCGGCGAAGCGGAGAAAGGGGATTCCTCATAGAGCACCAATGGGAGGAATAATCATAGAAGTCTAAACAGCCCCCTAGACTATTGTTTAATTACTATAAAGTCCTTTTAGTTTTATACTTTTGTGAAATGCATCCCTTTTCCACTTTCTGGGTGGGAATTGTGAAATGTGAAATGCCCTTGTTACCCTTTGTACAAAATAGCAGTCTACTGTCTCCTATAGTATATAGTATAAGTTAGAAGTAGGAAAAGAAGGGTAAAAGTGTCATTATGAGTAGTTGGAGTGGAGTtatacagtttttttttttctttaattataGGAAAAAGAATGTAACTATGGTTGTCGTGGTCTAAAGTTTGGAAAATGTGGTTTGCTTTTATAATGATATGAAATAAGTATTGTGTATTATTAAATGATATTTTAAATATTCTGTTTGATATCTATCAAATGTGAGGGTCAACTGGGACCACTGTTTTTAAAAACTGGTTTTCAGGTTCTCTTCAAGATTGGCGACAAGTACAAAGGAATTGACTGGAGGTTTAAAATATCTAACGATATATGTCCCTTCTTATCCTTTGAAATAATCCTTGCTTTGTCTTTAATTCTTTATGAGGTTTCGATTAATTTAAATTATCATAAGGCTTTATTGGATTGAGGTTTACATCAACACGTACGCTACCCCAAAACAATTATCATAAGGTCATTCGTTACGAGATAACACCCTGATGATGTAGAGGTTATGGGGGTGTAAATGTAGGGTTAAAGGGGGCGTATTCTGTTCCATGCCCCGATGAAGGAAGTGGGCCCCAAAGGCAATCTACCAATCATGTTAAACTTTCATTTCTTTTTacatattttatttaattaaaatactATTTTAATGGGTGGTGGATATCAAAACCTTGTGAGATTATTTCACACCATTATGATATGTGCCCCGGTCTTGCCATATCATTCGGGGCTCATGTTTCGTCGACACATTTGATAATGCCGATTGAGTTAGCCATTGTGTTGGTTTATCCCAGGTCCTTTGCTAGGACCTAAGTTGTGTAAATGATGCCCGACCCCATGGCAAACGATATTTCCTTTTACGTCTTTCTGTTGGTATGGCGATGAGCTTCTCCCGTCTTGTCTTGTCTTATCTTGGCATTGTATTCCTTGTGTTAAAACTCCTGTGATAAAAAAGGGTTACCCCATCAAATCAAAATGTATTTGATTCTTTTTTGCTCAAGTTTACATTCTTATTTTCATCATATACTTTTTTAAAATCAGGCCTATTATACTATTAATTTATAAAGATTATTTATTAAACACAATTTGTTTAATAtggcaaagttttttttttttaaattaattaagtAATTACAAACATGATCCTTGTGCCCAAAAATATATAAAAGTCATACTTATTTTTGAGTCAGCGGCCCATAAAAGTTAAAGTAAAAGATGATAAAGGAGAAAAAAATGTTTAATCCTTTTGGCTAGTTTTGGTCGAAAACTTTTTTAAAGGAACACGTTTTTTAATTTTTGGCAATCGTGTGAATTGGCCCTAGTAATTATCGAAACGTGTGTTCTTTTTCTTAGGATATATAAACGAAGGCCATCTTTTGATTCCCTTTTTTGTTTACTTTCACTTTATATAATGCAAATTGCATAATTAGTTGACACACTAGAGTTTGATTTTTATCATTTTACGGTAAATTAAataatcaaattaagaaatacaCTATTAATTTACATACTTATACTCATGTGTGCGTGGCAGCGTGGGTGTATATCTATTTATAGCTAAACGTGAATTTCATCTAAGAAGCGTAAGCAAGGCTGCTACGAACCAAGGGTTATTTGAACATATTTACACGTATCTGTATTATCAACAGTATAATCATTTGACGTGTATCTGTATTATGAAAATGATATAACCGTACAATGTAAAAGGGTATAATCACATAATTATAGTTTGACACGTATCTTGTACAATGTAAATGGTATAATAAAGTAACTGCAGAGATGAACCTAATTTAGTTTACAAGTTGGGTTTGAGGCAAGAGGTCTTAAGTTCGAATCTGAACCTAATCAGGTTTTACCGTAATACCTTCGAGCGGTGGACTTTTTTCCATATACTGATGATGGTGGCCTTGCCGGCTTGGGCTACCCAGCGCTTCTTGcctttcagaaaaaaaaaaagtaaaaatagtTTTTTAAGGTAGGCGAATATAGAACATGAAAGTAGTCAAAGTCATGCAACGTGGGCGGGTGAATACGATTTAGCTCACCAACATCAAGGAGATACAACCAATACCAACTGGACACATGGCTTCTTTTGTCTGCTTACCGGTTCTAACCCGACACATGGGTTTCTTGCAAATTTCCTACTAATATAAATAAATCATGTAAATAACACAATGACAAGATATTCTCTTGATTATTCTTAATAAAATATGCtcctttttttgaacggcaaattacATATGAATGTTTCTAAATTCACCGTACTCAAGTACGATATTTAAATCTTAAGGTGTTCGGGGCATTTAACGGGGAGGCGTGCGGTGAGTGAAGTCCTCGAGCGGGAACATCGCCGCCATCAAATCGGAGAGCGTAAGCGGGGAGGTGGATTGGTGGATGTTCACCGCGTGAGAGATGtcattttcttttttctttttcttgtgAGGTAATAAAGGAGGATGAAGAACAAATGCAGGTAATGAAGAAGGAGATGTAGGAGGATGAAGGAGATGTAGGAGGATGAGAGATGCcattttcttttttgttttttgagttaattacacaaatgggtcctgtggtttatacataatttcgcctttgggtactaacttatttttttaacaggtttaggttctatggttttaattttgtaacacctttgggtactaacaccaaaattagttaattaatgactaaaatacccttgcatttttttaagtttatcaatgtaacacatttgggtactaacatctaattttatttaagtttaaatcaattttacaaaatctatttagttttttttattttcattttttattatatctcttaattaacataaagtctgtttattttttttattttcatatttttattaaatttcttatttagcataaaatctacttgttacagaagtatattttttaaatagattttttaaataaaatctactagctatatagttttatgtaaattaaatttcttactagttttaaataatgtaaaccttactcgttttgaattttggatatatatgattgataataataataataataataataataataataataataatctttcatgtaaaaaaattaagccatttttaactcgttttttgttcatttacattttactatttcagaaagatatttaatttacataaaatctactagttgcaccagtaaaatctactaactatataattttatgtaaattaaaaatctattttacaaaaaaaaaacgagttaaaaaaggcttaattttttttagttttatctaaaatacctagctatatagttttatctaaaatacctagctatatagttttatgtaaattaaatatctttctaaaatagtaaaatgtaaatgaacaaaaaaaacgagttaaaaaaaggcttaaatttttttacatgaaagatatttattattatcaatcatttcaatccaaaattgaaaacaaaaatttattttacataaaactatatagctagtagattttatttaaaaaatctatttaaaaaaatactagtgtaacaagtagattttatgttaaataagaaatttaataaaaatatgaaaataaaaaaaataaatagagtttatgttaattaagagatataataaaataatgaaaataaaaaaataagtagattttgtaaaattgatttaaacttaaataaaattaggtgttagtacccaaatatgttacattgataaacttaaaaaaatgcaagggtattttagtcattaattaactaattttggtgttagtacccaaaggtgttacaaaattgaaaccatagaacctaaacctgttaaaaaaataagttagtacccaaaggcgaaattatgtataaaccacaggacccatttgtgtaattaactcttgttttttttttgttttttccttcttttttttttttgttttttccttctttttttttccttgtgatttttttattactttaaaAATACCCCTCAAACTTGTttttaattaaatgaaatgttttattttttatttttatttagttttaatttatttaaattatgttttacttttataaaaatatttatataaaaaaaataaaaccaagtccccaagagaggagtgccgccatcaaattgagagtgtgaggggagttaagaggggagttgacgtggcgcgtgctgattggccgtgcgtaagagaggggactcccctaagagaggagtgcccctctcaccttAATACTTTAATAGAAAAAACAAGTAGTTTTTTTATGTATTGAGTTAAATAATTGCTGCTTGGTATCCCCTTATGCACGGGTCAAACAAGAAAACAAGTGTTATGTGTACAAAGTCACGTGAGCACAATATTTTATCAATAGATTAAATGAATACTAAAGAACTAAAAAAACCTCTTTATATATAGACATGTTAAATGAGTAACCAACTTATTCCATGTATTAGTTATATTGCCAAGTGTTGTTTTTTAAATGCTAACTCATACTACAATTAAATTTATGCTTTTTGTCCGATATATGAGTATATGACTAAAACTATCAACTAAGCGGGAAATAACACCTTTAAACACCACAGTACCACTAGGCTACAAGCCCTTTgattataacaaaaaaaaaacatgaaaaacacCCTCATCGCAGACTACAATCCATTGATAAAGTAACACTTGAGCAGTCCAACGCATTCATGTTATACTTACGTTACCAAGttctttaattatatatatacatgtatatgtaTATCTATGCATATACACACACGCACGATGCCACAATTGAGACCTTTTTTAATTTAAACCATGTGATCTTATGTTGATTACATCAATCTTGTTGTATCGACATCTTATATCGCAATGTGACATGTAGCCAACTCCAACCTAGTCTAGGAATATAAAAAATGTTTATGAAAGCGCTCACACGAATACATAAATTACCAATATACTTAGGTATGATGCGAAAACCCTTTATCCCTACTACCTTTATCCGAAACTAATTGTCATATCAAGAATAGAGTTGTGGAATAATAGATAATTGATATCACAAAAGTTGATCCCAAACATGGTTAATGAGACGTATGGAGGACAAATACACCAATTAAGTGAAAGCATCCGATTCCTATCATAAAAAAAGTATTTTTCTTCCAATTCCTTGATTTGAAATAGAACCTATTATAAAAATACAGTAACTAGTTGTTTTGGATTTATTGGAAAAGCATACCGTTTACCAATAAAGAATCCATATGTTAGTAATTATAGTTATCATTTAGGCTAGACATTGGTAATTGGTTAACTAAAAAATGCGCTTAAGTCACTTTCACGTATGTAGTCGGACTttaacaaatcatcctttacaatgTTATGGTTTaactaaaaaattaaataaaaaaaagaaaaaaaaaagaaaaatggtaATCGGTTGAAAGGATTATGGGCCTCATCTCGATCCTTACCATCTCAAACTTGTTATGGAGTTGACACTCGTGTCTTTGGCACTCCTCTTTCACTGCTGCGTTTTTGGTGTCTAACGCCAAGTTTGCGTGAGGTGGCATGTGACGTCACCCCACAATGCTGAGTCTTATAATATTATACTATTAGACACACACACATagacacacacatatatatattataagtcagtacttttatcatatttttatagggtgggagttggctacaaagtccattttcctacaaagtgtaaaaagtcataaaacaccacaactgcagtcataaaacacactcaaaacctacaaataacaaagtggaaattactaaaacaccatatttgtgggttttatgttgtgttttggatgataaggctttgattatcgaatgactaatattagtgtgttttatgttgattatcatgttgtgttttatattcatagttctacaatGATGTGTTTAAAAGTTTTTATGGACTCTTgaggtttggatattgtgttttagtgatcttcactctgttatttgtgggtttcgagtgtgttttatggttaaaATTATGGTgatttatgactttgtacactttgtagtcGAACCCCAccctatttttatatataataactaTTACGTAACTCTATATAAAGGATCAGGCCCGGCTATACCCAAGTGCTGGGTGGGCTTGAGAACAGGGCCCAAATAATTAAGGGGCCCAAAAAATTTTAAGTTTTCTTTATATATAGCCCAAAATTTTTTAAAGGCCCAAAGCTTTGTACAAACCCAAACCCTTAACAGATTACAGGCCCCATCCTTTGTCAAAAATACAATTTTCGCTGCAAATCAAACGACGCGGTTCTTCTCTGCGCTAGGGATTTCTGAAATCTGAATTCTGATCGAACACTGTGTAACACAACAATAGTCATCATCATCGCGATTCAACACAACAATAGTCATCATCGTCGCGATTCAGGACATCATAATCATTCTCGCAGATAATAGTCATCATCATCACGGAATCACCGCTGCACGGTTCCGAGGTATTTGTTTGTTGTCTGTTGATTTTTGCTTGTTGTTATctgttacgagtcgcaaccacggttccGAGTTACATCTTGATTTCAACAAAGATGAATGATGTTTGTTTTTTCCGATTTACGGTTCCGAGTTACTGAGTTACATCTTGATTGCAACCACGGTATTTGTTTGTTGTCTattgatttttttgttttttcatagCCGGTTATCTTTTTCTAGACTTTTGCCACTTTCAAGCCCACCCAAGTGTTGTCATCTGTTATGAAATATCAAATATGAATGATGTGaattgcttttttttttctttttttttgcaGTTGATATCCGACATTCCGACTATCCGTCTTCTTAAGCCCACTGCCGAAGCCTAAAGTGACTTCATCTTGAGGTAAATTGGTAAAATCttgataataataattatttatgttttattaattatACTTCAAATGTATTAGACTTCGTGTGAATTGTTATTGAATGGATTTTATTCGTTAATATGTAGAAATAATGCCTCCCGTTCCTAAATACAAACACCTATCCGGGTTGGCGACAATATCT
Coding sequences:
- the LOC118490223 gene encoding uncharacterized protein LOC118490223; this encodes MGAEGPNEDDKKWPPWLKPMLRESFFVQCKLHADSHKSECNMYCLDCMNGPLCSLCLNHHKDHRSIQIRRSSYHDVIRVSEIQKHLDITSVQTYVINSAKVVFLNERPQPRPGKGVTNTCEVCERSLLDSFRFCSLGCKIVGTSKNYERKSNQLMVPVSDSEESYSSNRHGRRMSICNGRVHSFTPSTPPPMAGGFRAAKRRKGIPHRAPMGGIIIEV